GGGCCGCTACGATGATGCGGTCTCCTTTTTCAGCCAGGCCACGGAGGCCGAGGATATCAAGGGAGAGATGACCACCGGCATCCGCAACAAATTATCTTCGGCCCATGCCGAACTAGGCAATACCTACTGCGACATCGGGTACAATACCGAAGCGGCCGAGGAATACCAAAAGGCGCTCAAGCTCAATCCCCACCACCACGACGTCCGGTTGAAGCTGGCCAAGACCTACCTGAACCTGGAGCAGTATTACATGGCCATCGAAGAACTGGAGACGCTGACCAAGTCCCATCCCGATTATATTGAAGCCCTGATATTTCTGGGCGTGGCCCATTTGAAGAACGGGCAGAAAGAAAAAGCCCGCAAACAATGGCAGATCTGCCTGGCCAAGGATCCCGGGAATTTAAGGGCCAAGACCTATCTGACCCTGATGGCCCGGGCCGGGGAGAAGTGACAGGGT
This is a stretch of genomic DNA from candidate division TA06 bacterium. It encodes these proteins:
- a CDS encoding tetratricopeptide repeat protein yields the protein MGFESERHGQQGRELYAKGRFGEAVQEFKKAIKISPNFADLYNHLGLAYHLNGEYEMAIKSFKQAIKLNHRYVEAHLNIAITLNELGRYDDAVSFFSQATEAEDIKGEMTTGIRNKLSSAHAELGNTYCDIGYNTEAAEEYQKALKLNPHHHDVRLKLAKTYLNLEQYYMAIEELETLTKSHPDYIEALIFLGVAHLKNGQKEKARKQWQICLAKDPGNLRAKTYLTLMARAGEK